TCACCAGCTAACGATTTGTAAATTGTTGATAGCAATTTTTTTGCCTGATCGTTGATATTATTTTTCATAATTTAAGCACCTCAACTTTTTAGTAGGCGTGCCCAAGACTATTCCCGAATGCTCCAAGGATACCTTGAGCGACACCACCCCAATCCACACTAACTTTACCATTAGCAGAAACATGAACGCCATTAGGGTAAGTTTTTGAATTTGAGGATTTCTTTTTCTTTCCCCCATCAATAGATGCTAATTCCTCTTTTTCAATTTTAGTGTATTTCATAGCCAATTCGTCCAATGCCATTTTTATTTTCCCTCCGTACAAACCTTCTAAAAAGCAATTTCTTCGTGTTGACAGTTTGTACCACTATCATCGAATTAATTCATCAACTGTTATCTCAAAAAAATCAGCCATCTCAATTAATATATCAATTGATGGCGTTCGTACACCACTTTCATAATGCGAAATTGCAGAACGCGCGAGATTCAACTTTTCGGCTAATTCAGTTTGTGACATATTAGCACCTTGTCGTAGGCGCTTAATATTCTTACAAATATTTCGTCCATCCCAAATTGGGTTGCCTGCCACCTCATCTTTTTCCGACAATTCATGCCGATGTAAGTTTTCAAAATTTTCTTTCATTTTTATCCCTCACTGCCGTCTGCAATATTCATTTATCAAGTAACTTATCCTTATAATAGTTGAAAAAAGTCTTCTTGCCGGTAATCACAACAAGCTTTCCTTCTAATCCATACCTTAAATGCGTTAATTGTTTTTTTTCAATCCGGGTCGTTGCCACCACTTTGAATACATTTCCCTTAGAAGTCGCTGTTGGTGCACTGGCAATTGATTGAATCTTGCCTCGTAAAATTAATGGTTTCGGTAATGATTGATACAAGCTGAGTCGTACTGATTGCTCATTCTTTAAATTAACTACATCAGCTACTGAAACATACGCTACCATACTAATTTTTGTCTGATCCTTTAGTATTGGGTACAACTCTGCGATAACGCTCCCAGCGGGAATCATTTGTTGCCCTTTAACTTGTTCATTCTCATGAATAATCCCTGGTGCTGGCGCAACAACTGAATTTTGGTAATTTTCATTATGTTGTACTTTTAGTTTTGCTTGCAATTGTTCAAGATTTGCACTTAAAGTAGTTTGTTCCTTACTTGCCGCCAACAGCTGTTCCGACTTCAATGAAGCTAGTTTTGCAGTCAAATCATCTGACTTATCAGCTTTATCAGCGATACCAGCCACCTGAACTTGGTAACTTGCCTTAGTATCCTGTAGTTGGTCAATCTGTTGTTGGACGCCACTAACAGTCGTCGCTTTCAACGCGGCACGATCGTGTTTGGCTGTATTACGTATTTGTTGCTGATATAGCTTGAAATTAGTCTTTAACGAACTACTTTTAGCTAATACATTTTTATTACTCTTAATTGACTGCAAGAGTAACCGATAGTCATCAATTTTTGCTTGATATCTTTCTAATTGCGCATTAACTTTGCCTTTAACTTTAGCTGAACTCTGATTTGCTTTATCTATCTGGGTATCACTTTGTGTTTGTGCCGACTTCAATAGTTTAACCTGAGCTAAGTAATCATCTAACAAGCTTGAATATCCAAATTTGTCAGCGTTTGTAAACGTATTCGTATCGGTTTTTAAGCCTGTTTGTAATAATTCCAGTTTGATTTCTTGCTGCTTCAAATCTGATAATTGTTCATTCAGCAGTGTCGTTTCACTCACAGCATTTTTAGCGTTATACGTGAGTAACACTGTCCCCTTTTTTACAACTTTATTATCCGCTAAATTATTATTAACAATTGGATTACTGCTGGTTGATTGAATCGTGCCAATTACCCGTGTTGGCTGCAATTCCCCCGTTGCTTTAACCACAATTTCTTTCTGACCAAACAGTGAGAAACCGACAATTAAAATAACAATTAGCAGTATTGGTACAATAATCAATGTCGAAAAATTTTGATAACGGCGGTGATAGAATTCAGCACTCTCTAATAATTTTGGATCCATTGTATTCCCCTATTTATTAAATAAATCATAATAGAAACCATGGTTTGCCATTAAATCAGCATGTGAACCTTGCTCAATCACGCTACCTTTATCCATGACTATCACTTTCTCTGCACGTTCGGCAATTGTTAATCGGTGTGCAATGAAAATAATTGTTTTATCTGTTAGGTTCAACAAATTATCCATAATTTTCTTTTCAGTTAGAACATCAAGGTTACTAGTTGACTCATCAAAGATAATCACCGGTGCCCCTGTAAGAATTGCCCGGGCAATCGCAATTCGTTGTTTCTGACCACCGGACATGCCACTAGACTCAGATAATTCACTATCGTATTTTAATTGCATTGCCTCAATGTCGTCACGGATTTCAGCGAGTTCCACAGCGTGCTTAATATCTTCATCGGTTACACTTGGCTGAGCTCCCAGTGTAAGATTCTCCATGATCGTACCGGTAAAAATAAATGGTTGTTGCGGAACATAATTCACGTATTGGCGAATTTGTTTCTTATCAACATCAGCAATATCATTTCCATTAATTAATACTCGTCCACTATTTGGTTGAAAAAAATTAACAAGTAGCTTAATTAAGGTCGTTTTACCAGATCCACTAATTCCGACTAATGCCACTTTCTCTCCCTGATTAATTTGCGCGCTGACATCATTCAATGTGAGTTTGCCAAACCCATAATTAAAGCTAATATTTTCAAAGACAATATCACCAGCCAAATTTTTAGGTGTTATTGGTGCTTGTTTAGTTTTGAATTCTGAATCGACCAGATAAACTTCATTTAGTCGATTATTAGCGACTTTAGCTGCCTGTAATTTTGTCTGTAAGTTAATAATTGTTTGCAATGGATTAGTGAAATATGCTAACAACGCATTGTACGTTACTAGTTCCCAAATACTGATACTACCTTTCATTACTAACTGTGCCCCGACCCATAAAATAACTACGTTTAAAATCAATTCCATCCCATCTTTAATTGCAGTTTGAATAAGGGTGGCTTTTTGATATTTGAAAGATTTATCTAGTGTTTCGACAAACTCTCGATCAATCTTGGTGTAACTGGCCGCTTCACTGGTTAATGATTTTATCGTTTCAATCCCATTGATATTTTCAATAATTGAAGAGCTTAACATTGAATTACTCTGCATCACATCATTATTCATTCGCTCAAAAGGCTTCATAAACAATAGAATGATTGCTGCATAAACTGGAATAGAGACTAGGGTAATTAAAAACAACTTCATATTCTGGACAGCTAGGACTGCGCCCACAATGATTAAAATCCATACATCTAAGAACAATGACAACATCGTACTAGCCAATGCATCAATGATTGAATTAGCATCCGTAAATCGTGAAATAATTTCACCAGTTCTCCTAGTGGCAAAAAAAAGACATTGGCAATTCAAAAATGTGTTTAATGTACGACAAAATAACGTCAATCGACAAACGTTGTCCCATTACCGTTAATAAATAATTTTGCGCAAACGTTAAAATTTGCTGAATGATGTACGCTACAATCAACCCCATTGAAATAATACCTAAGGTGCTCTTCATGGCGTTTGGAATGAAAGAATCAATAATCCCTTGTAGGAAATACGAGCCAATAATACTGATAATTGTGACTAAGACTGAAGCGATAATGATGTTAACAACTAACTGGCGTTGTTTCATTAAAATTGGAATAAAGGAAAGTAGCGAACCTTTCGATTCACTCGTAGGTTTATACTCTGGTGTCGGCGCAATAAATAACGCCACGCCTGTCCATTCAGCTTCAAATGTATCTCGTGGTAACTTTGTAATTCCTACGGTATCATCCGGATCGGCAACTAGCACAGATTTTTTGTACGCCTTAATTACAACATAATAGTGCGGAGTATCTCCATTTTTTATCACGTGAGCAATAAACGGATATGGTATATCATTCATCTCGAATAACGACATGTCAGCACGTACCGCTCGTGTTTCAAAACTTAAATCTTCAGCTGCTTTCACAATCCCTAGTGCAGTTGTTCCCTCCATATCTGTCTTTGCAAGTTCACGTAGATGCGCTAGTGACACGATAGAACCATATGTTCTGATAATCATGGCTAATGCTGCAACACCACAATCACGTTCATCAATTTGAGGAATTAGGATAAATTTTTTGAACATATATTCTCCAATCTACACAAGCAAAAAAGAATCAGACACATCGGAAAATAAATTAGAATGCGGTACCTAACATTGTCATGTATTCTGGATAATTAGTATTTTTGATAATATCTACGTAATTTTTATCAAAATAATTTTGTAGCATCCTCTCATCAAATGTCTGTGAGATTGTTTTTAGATTTAACGGATCTTCTACTTTAATTCCATCAAATACTTTGTTATTTACAATTAGTACAGCCAGGCTAAGTGAGTGACTTACAAAATAATATTCCTTATCGCCCAAATTGAAGTAGATAAATGTCCAGTATTTATTATCTCCAAAGAGAAGTGGCCCACCGTGACCAAATGTCCGAAATATTCCAACTTCAATCGATTCAATATCAGAATTATAAAATTTATCAAAAATTTCACTAGTTTCGTCGTAGAGCGATACGACATCATTTTCAATCTTTACCAATCCAGATACTTGAGAGCTTAATGTCTTCATGTAAGTGTAATCAATATATTTTCCAATTTTGTTTCCATCCTTTTTAGGGTACAAAATACCATCAATATCAAAAATCATAAGAGACAAATTTGTTTGACTTTTCCCAGCGATATTAGCAAAATTTACGATCCTAGTTGTATCAAAAATATTAACTTTCATAATGAATTCTCCTTTTAAGTGTTTTAAGTGTACTATACCCTGCTGTTGCAAGCGCTTACAGAAAGCTCTGAAAGCCCACGCTTGCATCATTTAATGCTAGCAAAATAGATGTTCTATCCCCCAACACTAATACGTCGAGGGAAATATTGACTACTTGACTAATTGTAACAACCAAATCAATTGAAGGTTCACGAATTCCCCGTTCATATTTGGACAATAGTGCTTGATCAACGTCAATCTCCTCTCCAAATTGCTCTTGAGTGAGCGTTAACGCATTTCGAATGAGGCGCATATTCTCGCCTAACGAGCCTCCTGAAATATAACTCAGTTCGGAAAGACTGATATTTTCAAACTTATCGAATATATCCATTCCAGACCTTCCTTTCGTTTGCGAAAAGAAAAACTATATATACTTAGCATAAATTGTACTTTTGACTAAGTTTTGATATGAGTACTCATCTATTTGTTTCATTAAATGGCGTAAATCAGTACTTACATTGAACTTTTCAATTAACTTTAAATCATCAATTATTTCATATTGTGAGTTAAAATTAGCTAACGTGAACGATAGGATCATTGAATGAACAAGAAAATAATACGATTGAGTATACGTTCTTAGTGTTATCATGGTTCGGTACATTTTTCGCCCGTTTAAATAGTGTTGTCGTATTATTCCCACATGTATTGCTTTAATATCTTCAGAAAAAATAGTCCTAGTTTTTTTTTCATCATACTGAATTTTCACTTCTGAACGTTCAAATTCTATTGTGCTCATTTTGCGATTTGGCAAATCACCAGTAATTTTTTTCAATTCTGGATAATGCGTATGCCCAATTATGGCATCAACTCTCGTTAATTGAGAGTTTGTATTTATTTCATACACTGGATTCCACTTAATTAAATCGTTTAATTTGTCCATAGCTCCTCCAAAATCAACTGAGAAAATACTGCCAAATGCATTCATTATTGACAATCGCTAGCAAAAATCATATCAACACGCACAGTATAAGTCTCTTATGTACTTAAGACAAGTACATATTGTATTTTTTTACGCTTAATGTAAAAGTGTTGTTGGTTTTTTTGCACTTTGCTAATCTTTTGTGCTATTTCCAATATAACCACTACGTGAAAAGACTAAATAAAATACTTTAAATATAAAATGGCACCTACTTTTAAAATCTGCGTGAATGCAGAATAAAAGTAAGTGCCAATAATGCATATTCGTATGAGGTCGAGTCAAGCGTTAACGGTCAAGCGAAAACTATTTGTTAAATCTTTGCGACGTGCTGGTACACGTTATCGTTTCTTTACGTTAAAAATTCTTCCCAAACCCCGAGAAATCCCAATGCTCTTGAGTCTGTAATCGTTGTTTTTAATTGTTTTGCCTGTTCAATTTTCCCTTGCATAAGATATAACCGGATAATTAGAGCAGTTATGATATCTGTATTTTCTTGAGAACTACGGTATGCTGCTTCAGGATCTAAAGCAGCCATAGACGCGACTAATTCAGTAGTTAAATTCATAGCGTCTACTTCTAAAGCATGGAATTTCAAGGAGAATATAGAAAATAATATGGTATAGTTTTGCGGGAAAAGCTTATGCGATTCCTCACTAATTCGTAACGCATCAGTGATTTCGTTTTGCGAAATCAAGTATGAAATATATTTTTTTAACAAATCTAATAAGTAATCGGAATGGTTCACGTTGTAAACTGAAAATGGAAGATCCTTATTATTAGTAATTGCTTCATATATCGATGGAATGTACTGTTCACCTAAACTGGTGTAATTTAACATTTCTGAGTTCAATAATGATAACAGCCTAATATTATGAGGTTCGTCCTTCAGCATCTCCAACAATAATTTATTATAGCGTTCCTTTTTGTTGAATTTTTCCTCCTGACCTTGAGTTCGTCCCATGTTTACAACGTTTATTTTACTTTCAACTTTGTATATTCCATTGATTTCTGCATCGGTTTGGTCAATGCTTGGAAGTATTTCTTCATGAACCTTCCCCACAAAACGGGTACCATCTTTCACTCTAATAATGCGGTCAACTTTTGCAAAGGTTTCCGTCCCATATGCAGTTGTATGGAGCTGTATTACAAGGTTACTTTTAGCTGCATACATATAATCAACCATATTTATAATTATATGCAATAATTTCTTAGACATTGGTGGTGTCATTGTTTCATCTGAATCAATAAATAAAATCCAATCCGCATTATCCGAAATTAAATTAATCATGTAATTACGCATTTGTGCATAATCTTCAATCCAATTTTTTTTAAATAATTTAATGGATGGGTTTACATTTATTTCCGATTTGACAACATCAACTGTTTTATCAGTGGAACCAGTATCTAGAATATATATTGAATCCACAATGTTTGATACACTATTAATCATTTTGCCAATATTGTCTTCTTGATTTTTAACCATAGTGGCAACCGTCAAATTTAATTCATTATTCGCCACATAATCTATAAGATTTCCCACGTATTCATTAATAGATTGTTCTTTCGGCAAAATATCAGCAAACTGTTCATCAATATATACAAAATTAAGCGCCTCAATGAGTAAATTTGCGGTAATTTGTTGGTTATAAGAAAAAGACTTCTGACCAGAAGCCAAAAGCCCTTTCAAAAATGTGTTTGTATTTGGCACACTAGTTACCAGACCGTTCGTTAAAAAGTAAACCGGCAACGCTGACAATATCACGTGCAAGTGCAAGGGCACCTGTTGGCTTCTTTTTACCACCTACTGTTTGTTGCAACTCTACATTTGAAAGTTCAGTGTAGAGTGAAGCAAAATCATTCATCTTCATAATCCATCCTCCAAAATAAAAACTAGAAATTACTAACGACAATAACAATTTGAATCAGTTTCGTTCCTTTTTCATTGGAACAAGTACAGTATAAAGCCGTTCATAACACTAATTCCATGACAACATGTACTATGAATCCCAAAATGCCAAATTGTCATATTTTTTCTAGCAATAGTATTTTCTAACAGGAACTAACCAAATTATTTTATTTTTTTGATGGTGATTAGCTAAGCACACGGAGTTCGTACATAAGACGACATCTATTCATCTTAAGAAACAAGCTACAATTTTATTTATTGTCGCATTTCTATTAATTTCGAGACTGAAGTATTCAAATTAATATCGTACCCACAAACATCCATAACAACGCTACGTTTATGCAACCAGTAGTTCCTAGACATCGCGTTAAATAGCACCGTATACTTGGCACCGTTGGATTGATAAAATTTATCCAAACAAGCATGAAAGGAGAATACTCATATGTCGAATAATATGGATAGGTTTACTACTTTGGGCTCTGCTCAATTGTCAGTCATTTATGGTGGCAGCAAGAAGGATTATAATTTTTTCTATAACATCGGTAAATCGGTTCGTAAAGTCGCAAAAAAGCCACTAATCCAGATTGGTGGTTTCCATCTGCTTCATAATTCACAAATATTCAGAGGGACTATATTTTGTTAAATAACTTTAAGTCAATGACACATGAAGAATTGCAAGAAGTTAGTGGTGGTAAATTTGGTTTTAGTATTAGCATTAATATCTCTGGAACCTTCCATCAAGTTGAAGATGGTATTGATGGCTTCGTAGCCGGCGTTACTGGTAAGAAACGCCACTATCGTAAAAACAGCTAATGGCAATTAAATCAATTTTTAGCTTCGTCTTGAACATCATCGGTATCGCTTTTCTTCAATTTTTCATTCAATTGCGAATCATTCCAATTATGCCAGACATGAACAATAGCTCACTTAACGCAATCGTATGGTTCACTTTAATTAGTGTATTCACGGTTGTAGTTATGCTTTACATTTTTTCAAATTACGAAACCAACTGGCGTACTTTCTTAAACCCCAAGACAATCAATTGGAAAACTGTGTTCATTGGCTTATTACTAGTTACGTTCGTTTCGATTATTGCTGGGATTCAAATAACAATCGGTCACACTCCTGTTGTCAACCAACACAGTTTTACCAAGCTTTTCGGTATGACTAATACCACCAAAATTATCTTAACCACGA
This is a stretch of genomic DNA from Periweissella cryptocerci. It encodes these proteins:
- a CDS encoding bacteriocin translates to MLNNFKSMTHEELQEVSGGKFGFSISINISGTFHQVEDGIDGFVAGVTGKKRHYRKNS
- a CDS encoding CPBP family intramembrane glutamic endopeptidase, which produces MAIKSIFSFVLNIIGIAFLQFFIQLRIIPIMPDMNNSSLNAIVWFTLISVFTVVVMLYIFSNYETNWRTFLNPKTINWKTVFIGLLLVTFVSIIAGIQITIGHTPVVNQHSFTKLFGMTNTTKIILTTISMVVVGPFLEEVLFRGVIFSFIERYVSIDWLTIILTAAIFSLAHGWTDLQTFVSHFFVGLITGWIRCNQRNLLSSTLVHGLCNGILIIIDSTV
- a CDS encoding helix-turn-helix domain-containing protein, whose translation is MDIFDKFENISLSELSYISGGSLGENMRLIRNALTLTQEQFGEEIDVDQALLSKYERGIREPSIDLVVTISQVVNISLDVLVLGDRTSILLALNDASVGFQSFL
- a CDS encoding helix-turn-helix domain-containing protein, with the translated sequence MKENFENLHRHELSEKDEVAGNPIWDGRNICKNIKRLRQGANMSQTELAEKLNLARSAISHYESGVRTPSIDILIEMADFFEITVDELIR
- a CDS encoding glycosyltransferase is translated as MPNTNTFLKGLLASGQKSFSYNQQITANLLIEALNFVYIDEQFADILPKEQSINEYVGNLIDYVANNELNLTVATMVKNQEDNIGKMINSVSNIVDSIYILDTGSTDKTVDVVKSEINVNPSIKLFKKNWIEDYAQMRNYMINLISDNADWILFIDSDETMTPPMSKKLLHIIINMVDYMYAAKSNLVIQLHTTAYGTETFAKVDRIIRVKDGTRFVGKVHEEILPSIDQTDAEINGIYKVESKINVVNMGRTQGQEEKFNKKERYNKLLLEMLKDEPHNIRLLSLLNSEMLNYTSLGEQYIPSIYEAITNNKDLPFSVYNVNHSDYLLDLLKKYISYLISQNEITDALRISEESHKLFPQNYTILFSIFSLKFHALEVDAMNLTTELVASMAALDPEAAYRSSQENTDIITALIIRLYLMQGKIEQAKQLKTTITDSRALGFLGVWEEFLT
- a CDS encoding bacteriocin secretion accessory protein; its protein translation is MDPKLLESAEFYHRRYQNFSTLIIVPILLIVILIVGFSLFGQKEIVVKATGELQPTRVIGTIQSTSSNPIVNNNLADNKVVKKGTVLLTYNAKNAVSETTLLNEQLSDLKQQEIKLELLQTGLKTDTNTFTNADKFGYSSLLDDYLAQVKLLKSAQTQSDTQIDKANQSSAKVKGKVNAQLERYQAKIDDYRLLLQSIKSNKNVLAKSSSLKTNFKLYQQQIRNTAKHDRAALKATTVSGVQQQIDQLQDTKASYQVQVAGIADKADKSDDLTAKLASLKSEQLLAASKEQTTLSANLEQLQAKLKVQHNENYQNSVVAPAPGIIHENEQVKGQQMIPAGSVIAELYPILKDQTKISMVAYVSVADVVNLKNEQSVRLSLYQSLPKPLILRGKIQSIASAPTATSKGNVFKVVATTRIEKKQLTHLRYGLEGKLVVITGKKTFFNYYKDKLLDK